A genomic segment from Bubalus bubalis isolate 160015118507 breed Murrah chromosome 5, NDDB_SH_1, whole genome shotgun sequence encodes:
- the CCDC85B gene encoding coiled-coil domain-containing protein 85B has protein sequence MEAETGGLEELTDEEMAALGKEELVRRLRREEAARLAALVQRGRLMQEVNRQLQGHLGEIRELKQLNRRLQAENRELRDLCCFLDSERQRGRRAARQWQLFGTQASRAVREDLGGCWQKLAELEGRQEELLRENLALKELCLALGEEWGPRGGSGGSGGSGAGPTPELALPPCGPRDLGDGSSSTGSVGSPDQLPLACSPDD, from the coding sequence ATGGAGGCCGAGACGGGCGGCCTGGAGGAGCTGACGGATGAAGAGATGGCGGCTCTGGGCAAGGAGGAGCTGGTGCGGCGCCTGCGGCGGGAGGAGGCGGCGCGCCTGGCGGCTCTGGTGCAGCGCGGCCGCCTCATGCAGGAGGTGAACCGGCAGCTACAGGGTCACCTGGGCGAGATCCGCGAGCTCAAGCAGCTCAACCGGCGCCTACAGGCCGAGAACCGCGAGCTGCGCGACCTCTGCTGCTTCCTGGACTCGGAGCGTCAGCGCGGCCGGCGCGCCGCGCGCCAGTGGCAGCTCTTCGGGACCCAAGCATCCCGAGCCGTGCGCGAGGATCTAGGCGGTTGTTGGCAGAAGCTGGCCGAGCTGGAAGGCCGCCAGGAGGAGCTGCTGCGGGAGAACCTGGCGCTCAAGGAGCTCTGTCTGGCGCTGGGCGAAGAGTGGGGTCCCCGAGGCGGCTCCGGCGGCTCGGGGGGCTCTGGCGCTGGGCCGACACCCGAGCTGGCCTTGCCCCCCTGCGGTCCTCGTGACCTGGGAGATGGAAGCTCCAGTACCGGCAGCGTGGGCAGCCCCGATCAGTTGCCCCTGGCCTGCTCCCCAGATGACTGA
- the FOSL1 gene encoding fos-related antigen 1 → MFRDYGEPGPSSGAGGAYGGPTQPPATGQQKFHLVPSINTVSGNQELQWMVQPHFLGPSSYPRPLAYPPYSPPQPRPGVIRALGPTPGVRRRPCEQISPEEEERRRVRRERNKLAAAKCRNRRKELTDFLQAETDKLEDEKSGLQREIEELQKQKERLELVLEAHRPICKIPEGAKESETSGTGGASGTSSPPGPSRPVPCISLSPGPVLEPEALHTPTLMTTPSLTPFTPSLVFTYPSTPEPCASAHRKSSSSSGDPSSDPLGSPTLLAL, encoded by the exons ATGTTCCGAGACTACGGGGAACCCGGACCGAGCTCCGGCGCCGGCGGTGCGTACGGCGGCCCGACTCAGCCCCCGGCCACAGGCCAGCAG AAGTTCCACCTCGTGCCAAGCATCAACACTGTGAGTGGCAACCAGGAGCTTCAGTGGATGGTTCAGCCTCACTTCCTGGGACCCAGCAGCTACCCCAGGCCTCTGGCCTATCCCCCATACAGTCCCCCGCAGCCCCGGCCAGGAGTCATACGGGCCCTGGGCCCAACTCCAGGGGTGCGTCGCCGGCCCTGTGAACAG ATCAGCCCCGAGGAGGAGGAACGCCGTCGAGTGAGGCGGGAGAGGAACAAGCTAGCCGCGGCCAAGTGCAGGAACCGGAGAAAAGAATTGACCGACTTCCTGCAGGCG GAGACCGACAAACTGGAAGATGAGAAATCTGGACTGCAGCGAGAGATTGAGGAGCTGCAGAAGCAGAAGGAGCGCCTGGAGCTGGTGCTCGAAGCCCACCGCCCCATCTGCAAAATCCCAGAAGGGGCCAAGGAGAGCGAAACCAGCGGCACAGGTGGTGCCAGCGGCaccagcagcccgccaggcccctcccgCCCTGTGCCATGTATCTCCCTTTCCCCAGGGCCTGTACTTGAACCCGAAGCATTGCACACTCCCACGCTCATGACCACACCCTCCCTGACTCCTTTCACCCCCAGTCTGGTCTTCACCTACCCCAGTACGCCAGAGCCCTGTGCCTCAGCCCATCGCaagagtagcagcagcagtggggaccCCTCTTCTGATCCCCTGGGCTCCCCAACACTCCTGGCCTTATGA